GTCACGCAGGGCATCGCCGAGCTTCGACAGAAGGTCACCGATGCGTTCACGGGTCGCTTCAAGAGCGAGGGCCGCTGGGCGGAGCCGGGCTGCGTGATCACCAGCGGCGTCAGCGGCGCACTGGTGCTGGCCCTGATGAGCTGCGTCGAAGCGGGCGACGAAGTGATCGTGCCGGACCCGTATTTCGTGATGTACAAGCATCTGGTGACGCTCGCTGGCGGCAAGGCGGTGTTCGTCGATACGTACCCCGACTTTCAATTGACCGCCGAGCGCGTCGAACCGCTGATCACGGAGCGGACGAAGTTGCTGCTGGTGTCCAGTCCGTCGAATCCGACGGGGGTGGTGACGAGCGACGACACATGGAAGAAGCTCGTGGCGCTGTGCGAATCGCGCGGCGTGCTTTTGGTGAGCGACGAGATTTACGATGTGTTTCACTACAGCGGGCTGTGCCCTTCGCCCGCGGCGTTCGGGGATTCGATGCTTGTGCTGCGCGGGTTCAGCAAGACATACGGCATGACGGGATGGCGGCTCGGTTACGCCATCGGGCCCAAGCCGATCATCGAGCAGATGACGAAGCTTCAGCAGTACACGTTCGTGTGCGCACCGAGCATGGTGCAGTATGCGGGGGCGAAGGCGCTGGACATCGACATGAGCGACGCGGTCGAAGCGTACAGCCGCAAGCGCGATCGGGTCGTGGAGATGCTCAGCCCGCACTACGATCTGACGATCCCCGGCGGGGCTTTCTACGCCTTCCCGCAAATCCGCACCGGCGAAAGCGCCACCGAATTCGTCAAGCGCGCCATCGAAAAGAAACTGCTGATCATCCCCGGCAGCGTGTTCAGCGAGCGCGATACGCACTTCCGTTTGTCGTATGCGTGCGACGATGCGAAGCTTCAGCGCGGGCTGGAGATTCTTGTGGAGATGGCGAAGAAGCAGCAAGGGGAAAGCTGAGGCATGGCCATGCCTCAGCTTTCGTTTCACATCACAGCAGCGTGCCGCGGAGGAAAAGGATCGCCATCGTGAAGTAGATGACGAGGCCGGTGACGTCGACGAGCGTCGCCACGAAGGGGGCGCTGGCGGTGGCGGGGTCGAGGCCGACGCGGCGGAGGACGAAGGGGAGCATGCCGCCGACGAGCGTGCCGAAGGTGACGACGCCGACGAGCGTCGACGCGACGGTCAGACTGATGAGTAAAAAGTGCGAGGTGTAGTCGGCGAGCCCGACCTGCTGCCATGCGATCACGCGCACCAGCCCGACGACACCGAGCAGAATCCCCAGCAAAAGCCCGCACGCCAGCTCGCGCCACAGCACCTTCCACCACATCTTGAGCGTCACCTCCCCCAGCGCCATCGCGCGGATGATCAAGGACGTGGCCTGCGACCCGCTGTTGCCTCCGCTGGAGATGATCAGCGGAATGAACAGAGCGAGGACGACGGCCTTTTGAATCTGCACTTCGAAGTAGCTCATCGCGCTGGCGGTGAAGGTTTCGCCGACGAAGAGAATGATGAGCCAGATGCCGCGCTTGTGGACGAGACTGGCGAGCGTGGCGGTCATGTAGGGTTCATCGAGCGCCTCCATGCCGCCCATTTTCTGCATGTCCTCCGTCGCTTCCTCCTCCGCCACGTCGGCGACGTCGTCGAACGTCACGATGCCGACGAGTTCATCGGACTTATCCACGACCGGCAGCACGGGCAGGTCATAGCGTTCCATGACGCGCACCGCTTTCTCGCGGTCGTCATCCGCACGCAGCGAGACCACCTGACCCTCCCGCAGCGTCTCGCAGCGGACGGCGGGGTCCGCCAGCAGCAGTTTGCGAAGCTTGATGAAGTCGAGCAGTTTCCCCTGCTCATCGACGACGTACATGATGTTGAGACTTTCCGCTTCGTCGCCATGCTCACGAATATGTCGCAGCGCCTCGGCGACGGTCCACTCGGGCCGCACCGTCAGGTACTCGGGCGTCATCTCACGGCCGATCGATTCTTCGGGATATTCGAGAATCTTCTCGGTTTCCGCCCGCTCCTCCGGCTGCATCAGGGCGAGCAGGTTTTTGGCCAGCTCGTCCGGCGCGTCTTCGAGGAAGTCGACGCGGTCGTCGGGGTCCATTTCGTTGATGATCTGGGCCGCCTGCTCGTTGGTCAGATTGCCGACGATGCGTTCCTGATCGTCCTGGTCAAAATAGCTGAACACCTCGGCGGCGCGCTGGCGCGGGAGGAGCCGCAGGGCGATGGCCTGATGCTTGGGTTCGAGGCAGATGAGCACGTCGGCGATTTCCGGTTCGCGCAGCTCGATGAGCGCAGCGCGTGCCTGGCCGGTCTGTCGGTGGTCGATCAGGTCGGCGATCTCGGGGGCGAGCAGTTCGCCCATGGCGTGATCGGCGTCAAGACGGGGCATGGTTCGTATCCGTGGTCGCTGTCCATCAGTTGCGATCAAACTAACAGGTTCACGCGATCAAGGCCAGATGCATGTTCCGCCGTGAGCGGCGTCAGCGGATGGCAAGCGCCTCCGTGATTGCATACACTACGCCCAATCATGACCAGCCCCACCACTCCCACGCGTATCGCCAAGCTCGCCCTCGAAGACGGCACCGTCTTCACAGGCGTCGCCTTCGGCGCCGTCGATCGCCCCGAGCC
Above is a window of Planctomycetota bacterium DNA encoding:
- a CDS encoding aminotransferase class I/II-fold pyridoxal phosphate-dependent enzyme translates to MFDLGRLITRRARAIDASGIRKVFDLAASVKDPINLSIGQPDFDVPEPIQDAAIEAIRHGRNTYTVTQGIAELRQKVTDAFTGRFKSEGRWAEPGCVITSGVSGALVLALMSCVEAGDEVIVPDPYFVMYKHLVTLAGGKAVFVDTYPDFQLTAERVEPLITERTKLLLVSSPSNPTGVVTSDDTWKKLVALCESRGVLLVSDEIYDVFHYSGLCPSPAAFGDSMLVLRGFSKTYGMTGWRLGYAIGPKPIIEQMTKLQQYTFVCAPSMVQYAGAKALDIDMSDAVEAYSRKRDRVVEMLSPHYDLTIPGGAFYAFPQIRTGESATEFVKRAIEKKLLIIPGSVFSERDTHFRLSYACDDAKLQRGLEILVEMAKKQQGES
- the mgtE gene encoding magnesium transporter — its product is MGELLAPEIADLIDHRQTGQARAALIELREPEIADVLICLEPKHQAIALRLLPRQRAAEVFSYFDQDDQERIVGNLTNEQAAQIINEMDPDDRVDFLEDAPDELAKNLLALMQPEERAETEKILEYPEESIGREMTPEYLTVRPEWTVAEALRHIREHGDEAESLNIMYVVDEQGKLLDFIKLRKLLLADPAVRCETLREGQVVSLRADDDREKAVRVMERYDLPVLPVVDKSDELVGIVTFDDVADVAEEEATEDMQKMGGMEALDEPYMTATLASLVHKRGIWLIILFVGETFTASAMSYFEVQIQKAVVLALFIPLIISSGGNSGSQATSLIIRAMALGEVTLKMWWKVLWRELACGLLLGILLGVVGLVRVIAWQQVGLADYTSHFLLISLTVASTLVGVVTFGTLVGGMLPFVLRRVGLDPATASAPFVATLVDVTGLVIYFTMAILFLRGTLL